The Thalassophryne amazonica chromosome 8, fThaAma1.1, whole genome shotgun sequence genome includes a window with the following:
- the wee1 gene encoding wee1-like protein kinase yields the protein MSSYSRRRHESPAHKSRPIRQKLHFASSDGEDELVEEANSSTGAESGFTEMDSPVPVRLDDKRLEGSSSPLDRSGGDDDVELWGEDDFGSPSHLRSPNSVIFTNCSPSPRKVSRLYPGSPNPTYTQDDGEGSSSPIPDCPDTPPHKTFRKLRLFDTPHTPKSLLSRARGSNAGSSSRRLALFKNVEDSGNSSADCSKRQQTPLVNFNPFTPDSLIIQSATQQRNNRKRAHWNDSGGEDMEGSDGEAEEEILPPSKRITMMENAMMSRYTSEFLELEKIGCGEFGAVFKCVKRLDGCLYAIKRSKKPLAGSVDEQNALREVYAHAVLGQHPHVVRYYSAWAEDDHMLIQNEYCNGGTLSDVITENYRRLSYLSELELKDVLLQVTRGLKYIHSTNLVHMDIKPSNIFISRKSVSSCEECDEDEGLKTSVVYKIGDLGHVTRVNDPQVEEGDSRYLANEVLQEDYSNLIKADIFALALTVVSASGAEPLPTNGEKWHEIRQGKLPAIPQVLSAEFLSLLKLMINPDPIKRPSTSDLIKHPVLLTAARMSADQLRVELNAERFKNALLQKELKKAQMARAAAEEKVLSTDRVLTRSTIQSNTRTSRLIGKKMNRSVSLTIY from the exons ATGTCGAGCTACAGTCGGCGTCGGCACGAATCCCCGGCGCACAAATCTCGGCCGATTCGCCAAAAACTGCACTTCGCCTCCAGCGACGGCGAGGACGAGCTCGTCGAGGAGGCCAACAGCAGCACCGGAGCCGAATCCGGCTTCACCGAGATGGACTCTCCCGTCCCGGTGAGACTGGACGACAAGCGGCTGGAGGGCAGCAGCAGCCCGCTGGACCGGAGCGGAGGGGACGACGACGTGGAGCTGTGGGGGGAAGACGACTTTGGGTCTCCATCCCACCTCCGTTCCCCGAACAGCGTCATCTTCACAAACTGTTCGCCGTCTCCCAGGAAGGTTTCTCGGCTCTACCCGGGATCACCCAATCCGACCTACACCCAGGACGACGGGGAGGGATCCAGCTCCCCGATCCCAGACTGCCCCGACACACCGCCGCACAAAACCTTCAGGAAACTCCGTCTGTTCGACACCCCTCACACACCAAAG AGTTTGTTGTCAAGAGCCAGAGGTTCGAATGCGGGGTCGTCCAGCAGGAGACTGGCCCTGTTTAAGAATGTGGAGGATTCAGGAAATTCAAGCGCAGACTGCAGCAAAAGACAGCAGACTCCTCTGGTCAATTTCAACCCCTTCACCCCAGACTCCCTCATTATCCAGTCTGCCACCCAGCAGAGGAACAACAGGAAGAGGGCACACTGGAATGA CTCTGGTGGAGAGGACATGGAGGGCAGTGACGGAGAGGCAGAGGAGGAAATTCTCCCACCATCCAAG aggataacaaTGATGGAAAACGCCATGATGTCCAGGTACACATCAGAGTTCCTTGAGCTGGAGAAAATCGGTTGTGGGGAATTTGGCGCCGTGTTCAAGTGTGTGAAGAGACTCGATGGTTGCCTCTATGCGATCAAGAGGTCAAAGAAACCTCTGGCTGGATCAGTCGATGA GCAGAATGCCTTGCGGGAGGTGTACGCCCACGCTGTGCTGGGTCAGCATCCCCATGTAGTACGTTACTACTCTGCCTGGGCCGAAGACGACCACATGCTTATTCAGAACGAGTACTGCAATGGTGGTACGCTGTCTGACGTCATCACGGAGAATTACAGGCGGCTGAGCTACTTGTCGGAGCTGGAGCTGAAAGATGTGCTGCTGCAAGTCACACGGGGGCTCAAGTACATTCACTCAACCAACCTGGTGCACATGGACATCAAGCCCA GCAACATTTTTATCTCACGGAAGTCTGTGTCCAGCTGTGAAGAATGTGATGAGGATGAAGGACTGAAAACTAGTGTTGTCTACAAAATTG GTGACCTTGGTCATGTGACAAGAGTGAACGATCCACAGGTGGAGGAGGGTGACAGCAGGTACCTGGCCAATGAAGTTTTACAAGAG GACTACAGTAATTTGATTAAAGCAGACATCTTTGCCTTGGCTCTGACTGTGGTCAGCGCCTCAGGGGCTGAACCACTGCCCACCAATGGAGAAAAGTGGCACGAGATCCGGCAGGGCAAACTCCCTGCCATCCCCCAGGTGCTTTCTGCAGAGTTCCTCAGTCTTCTCAAG CTAATGATCAACCCTGACCCAATCAAGCGGCCTTCTACCTCTGACCTCATTAAGCACCCAGTGCTGCTGACTGCTGCCAGAATGAGTGCAGACCAACTCCGAGTGGAGCTCAATGCAGAGCGGTTCAAGAATGCCCTGCTCCAGAA GGAGCTAAAGAAGGCACAGATGGCCAGGGCTGCAGCAGAGGAGAAGGTTTTGTCAACAGACAGGGTCCTGACCCGCTCCACAATCCAGTCTAACACCAGAACCTCCAGGCTCATTGGCAAGAAGATGAACCGATCAGTCAGCCTTACCATCTATTGA